From Quercus lobata isolate SW786 chromosome 1, ValleyOak3.0 Primary Assembly, whole genome shotgun sequence, one genomic window encodes:
- the LOC115985972 gene encoding tropinone reductase homolog At2g29150-like has protein sequence MAREETGNRRSRWSLQGMTALVTGGTKGIGYAVVEELASLGATVHTCSRNEAQLNECLHEWKMKGFRVTGSICDAVSRTQREELMSTVSYMFNGKLNILINNVGTSTSKPTLEYTAEDFSFLISTNLESAYHMCQLAYPLLKASEAGSIVFISSVAGVVATSIGGSIYSAAKGAINQLAKNLACEWAKDNIRSNSVAPWFIKTPLAETYLSNEKLSEAVNCQTPLGRAGEPKEVSSLVAFLCLPAASYITGQTVCVDGGITVNGFSFP, from the exons atggCCCGGGAAGAAACTGGAAACAGAAGAAGCAGGTGGTCTCTTCAAGGAATGACAGCCCTTGTTACCGGTGGAACCAAAGGAATCGG ATATGCTGTTGTTGAGGAATTGGCAAGCCTGGGGGCGACTGTACATACATGCTCTCGAAATGAGGCCCAACTCAATGAATGTTTACATGAGTGGAAGATGAAGGGATTTCGAGTCACTGGTTCAATCTGTGATGCAGTGTCTCGAACCCAACGAGAGGAGCTAATGAGCACAGTCTCCTACATGTTTAATGGCAAACTCAACATCCTT ATAAACAATGTGGGAACGTCCACATCAAAACCGACCTTGGAGTACACAGCTGAAGATTTCTCATTTCTCATATCTACCAATCTTGAATCTGCATATCACATGTGCCAACTTGCTTATCCTCTTCTGAAAGCTTCAGAAGCAGGAAGCATTGTTTTCATTTCTTCGGTTGCTGGTGTAGTAGCCACAAGTATTGGAGGATCTATATATAGTGCAGCTA AAGGAGCGATCAATCAACTTGCAAAAAATTTGGCATGTGAGTGGGCAAAGGATAACATAAGGAGTAACTCTGTTGCGCCATGGTTTATCAAAACTCCCCTGGCTGAAACT TATCTGAGCAATGAAAAGCTTTCGGAGGCTGTTAACTGTCAAACCCCTCTTGGACGTGCTGGAGAGCCAAAGGAGGTTTCTTCCTTGGTGGCATTCCTATGCCTACCTGCAGCTTCTTACATAACCGGTCAGACTGTTTGCGTTGACGGAGGGATAACTGTAAACGGCTTCAGCTTCCCATGA